The Saccharolobus shibatae B12 genomic interval TAAATATGTTTGTACCTTAACATTAAATACAGCTATCGTGAATCAATATACAAGTTCTTACATATATTGTGGTTTATATTAGAGGTTAAACTAAAATGTCCTTTATGATGACCATTAGTCCTTATAAATTATATAGTCTTTTTCTTAGGAAGTGAGAAAAAAATAACTTTTATCAATACAAAAAATGGAATAACATTGAAGAAGTATGAATAATTAATGAATTAAGCTTGATAACACTTGAGAATAAATAATAAAGTGGTGTTGATAAATTTTTCATACTAACTTCTTACTCCAGGTCCCTGAGCACGTCATAAAACTTATTAACCCAATACCTAGAATAATAATGCGTTAAAATTATATGACAAAATTCCTCCTCCATTGAATCAAGAGCGTACTCAACGTTATAATAAGTATTAACCCAACGCTTCAACTTCTCCTAACCTTAGAAGGGTCGTGATGAATATCGGACTCATTCATGAAAACAGCCGTTCTTGATAACATTCTTTAGTCCATTTCTCAAAATATCATCAGCACTAAAGGTCTCTTCTTGTTAAACTTATAAGGCTTTACGTAGGGAATTCTCAATCTCTTCCTCACATTCTCCAAGCTGTTACGTAGCTTAATTCCACGTGGAACTTCTTCTCAATATAAGTCTAGTTATACGTCATATTATGAACAAAATTACTATATTTAATTAATTTAATATACATTTCTATTCCGATAAAACATAAATCATTTATACCTTAGTTTTATATAACTCATACAGATGAAAATCGGCTTTGTAATGATGGAGAGCATTTATCCTCAAAGAGGCGGTATTCATGAACAAGTATATTTATTGTTAGGAGAATTGCATAGACGTGGCTATGATGCAGAAATAGTAGCATATTCGAAAAGAAATGTAGATCAAAAAGGAAAAAGGCTTCTATGGTTAAGACAAAGCTCTCCTGCTTTTATTTCCAAAATATCTAAATATGATATAGTTATTTCTGAGACTGCTTGGCCTATTATACCATCCCTAATGTCTAGTAAAATCTTTCATAAAAAATGTATTTTACATTTACATTCTGTTGAATCTAAGCAGGACGTCGGTTTAAGTTTACTAGGAAAAGGCATAATAACTTTCTTTGAAAGGTTATCAATTTTCTGTGATATTATATTGGTCCCTTCAAAGACTGAAGAGAGAGTATTAAAAAGTAGTAAAGTGAAAATATTGCCGAACATTATTGATATGGAAGCATTTAATTTACATAAACCCACAGAATTGAAAAGACCTGCAGTGGTATTCGTAGGAGGTATGGGATATCCTCCTAACAGAGAGGCAGCCGAGTTTATAGTAAGGATTTCTGAAAAGCTGAAGAACATGGGTAAACATGTAAATTTTTACTTAGTTGGGCCATCACCACCTAAAGTTAGCCCACCAGTTTACGCTACAGGGTACGTAGAGTCCACTATTCCATTTATATTATCAGCTGATATTTGTATAGCCCCTCTAAAACGAGGTGGAGGTGTAAAGCTTAAAGTTTTGGAATATATGGCAGCAGGAAAGCCAATAATAGCCACAAAAAAAGCTGTAGAGGGTATAGATAATATAAAATATATTAACGCTGAGACAGAAGATGAATTTATTAATAGGATATTAGAAATCTTGAGCGGTAAAATAGACTTAAACTTTGCTGAAAATAAAGATATAATATTGAAAAATCATACTCCGTCTGTCGCTGGAGATATTCTTGAGAAAATAATTAAAGGTATATAAAATTTATTAATGTAGGTTTTTTAAACTTTACGCAAAAGGGGAAAGACATGAAGTAATTACCTAGATTTTTTCTATGATACTTCTTAAAGTTTATATTTATTCCTAGTAGTATCTTTAAGACCTTCAATCTTGTTAAGACTAGAAATAGTGCCCTCACTGAGCTACAAATTAATTAAGTTAACTAATCTTCATGTAGAGAAGACATTAAACTGATATACTTAATATACGTTTGAAATATTAGGAAGAGAATTTATAGCTTAATGGTGACACCATGACACTAGATGACAATGTCGTCAATAGGTTACAAATTCTGCTTTGGCAAATTAGATTCATTACTTCAATTAACATTTATAATCTGTAAGGGGGAAATTCATCAGTGCAATACTTTATAACATAATGACAACACTCTCAGACTAGTCTAGTGTGCGTATTATCTAATGATGTAACGTTTTCATTCTTTCTATATTATGCTTTTCAATTCTAATTTTAGGCTTTACCTTAAACCTTTATAGCTGTTGAAAGAGATTTCTGTTAGAGAGACGCTGTACTCAAAGACTAGATTTTACTATTATTAATAAAATTCAAAATCAGTTTTTCAAAATTACATATAAAATAGGAAAATTTAAATAACAATAAAGCATAATAGATGTAGTATTTAGATCTCCTTCTATCAAATCTTTATAGAGTTTATTAGATAAATAAAAAATTCAATGATTCAAAAATTTAAAGATAATCTCGTAAATTTCGAGAAAACTTTTTAACAATAATATCAATATTATAGATTATGATTGATCATAGAAGAAGGACTAAGACTGAAATAATTTATAGTATTTTAAGAGGTTGTAGTGAAGGAAGTAAGAAAACTAGATTGATGTACCTTGCTAAGTTGAACTATTCAGTTTTCATGAAATATATTTATGATATGGAAAAAATGAATTTAATAGAATTTAATGATGGAAAATGTGTTCTGACAGATAAGGGAAAACGAGTACTAGAATTGTTAGATAAATATATGGAGATATATAGTAGGTTTAACGAAGTTAAACAGAAATTAGAAGAGCTAATGCAGCCTTGATCTTAAAATATTATTTTAGATTATTAAATAAAAATTGAATTTAATGTAATACAAATATTTTTATTATAATTTAGGATAATATAATCTAAACCGCATGTTCTCCAATAATTTTCTTTATAGACGCAATATAATTCTCTATACTACCCAGATCATAAGCATCATATACTCTTTTTGCAACAAATTCCACACCTTTTTTCAGCAATACTTTTATCCCATCAGTAAGTTGTAATTCTCCGTTACACTTAATCTCTCTTAAGGCGTGAAATATATCGTATGTAAACATATAGTAAGGAACTATTATAAAATGGGACTTTGGATTCTTAGGTTTTTCCTCAACATCTATAACCCTATCCCCCTCTAATACTACTACACCATACGATCTAGGATCTTCTACTTCAGTAACTAGAAAAGAGTTAGGTACTAAATCTGGAATCTCTCTCAATAGAGTATCTGCTGCTACTACAATGAATTTATCATAAATAAAAGGTTCTGCTCTAAGTACAGCATCTCCAAATCCTTTTGGCTCAGGCTGATTTACAAATGCTATGTTACTTTTCTCTATTTTAGAGTAAAACGTTAATAATTCCCTTGCCTGCTTTTCTTTACCTACTTTTTCAAGGTATGAGATGAAATCATAATCTGGTGTAAAATGATCTTCAATTACCCTCTTACTCCTACCAACGACTATAACGAAATCCCTTATACCCTTATCATAAAGTTGCTCAAAGATTATTTGTATAACTGGCTTAAATCCGTTATTAAAGGGAATTGGAAACATCTCCTTAGGAATTTCTTTAGAAGCTGGCAACATTCGAGTGCCTAATCCAGCTGCAGTTATTACTGCATGCATTAACTAACACCTATCGCTTTAAATTTACCTTTCTCAAAATTTTTATAGTTTAGGATTCTCCTTCCATCTACTACATATTTTCCCTTTAGTCTATCCTCTAATCCTCTGAATTCATCCCATTCAGTAGAAATTATTATTCCGTCAGCTTTGTTTATGCACTCTTCAAGTGAGACCATCTCTAAATCAGCTTTAGCCTTTGGATCGTATACTATAACTTTACCACCTTTTTCTCTAATCAGTTTAGCTATTTTTAAACCTACACTTTCTCTGGTATCATCAGTATTTGGCTTAAATGCTATTCCTAATACGCAGATAGTCTTGTTCTCCAATTTTCCAATTAAATCTTCCATCATCTTGACTGCTCTAAAAGGTCTTTCATTATTGACCTCAATTGCAGCCTCTACGATACGTAACTTCTCTCCTAAATCTTTAGCAAAAGAGGTAATAGCTAACGTATCCTTGGGGAAACATGATCCGCCAAAACCTAGTCCTGCGTTTAAAAAATATGGTGATATACGCTTATCCATGCCGATTGCTTTTGCTATATTATCTACATTACAATTTGGGATTTTTTCACATAAATTAGCGATTTCATTTATAAATGAAATCTTTATTGCAAGAAAAGAATTTGCAGCATATTTTATTAACTCAGCCTCTTCCATTGAAGTTTTTATTATCGGCGAATTAGTAAATGACCACAAATCTTCAACTAAGCCGATAGCATTTTCATCATCACCACCTATAACTATCCTGTCAGGGTGTTTAGTATCAATAATAGCGCTTCCTTCCCTTAAAAATTCTGGATTTACTATCACTTCTCTCTTAGTTATTTCCTTAACTTTTCTTGAAGTCCCTGGGATCACTGTACTCTTTGTTACCACTATTGATTCATTATTTAAGATTTTCTGTAAATTTTTAGCTGCTGAGTAAATGTAATCTAGGAAAATTTTTCCATTTATTGTCGGCGTAGAAACTGCTATAAAAACTACATTAGCATCAGATAGAGCAGAATAGTTTGTAGTAAATTGTATTTTTTCTCTATTTTTCATAATTAGTTCGTCTAAACCAGGTTCGTAAATTGGTATTTTATTACAATTTAATCCATTTACCTTATTCTCGTCTATGTCAACACCTATTATATAATGTCCTTGATCAGCTAAAACTGCACCAGTTACTAATCCTACATAGCCTAACCCTACTATGCCTATTTTCATTTAACTACACCCCTAAACCAATCTATTGTTTTCCTTAAACCTTCTTCTAAGGATACCTTAGGCTCCCAGTTTAGCAACTTTTTAGCTTTTATTATATCTGCAGCCCTTCTTGGAGGATCATCCGGTCTTGGTGGAAGGAATTTTATATTAGATTTACTATTAGTTAAGTTTATTATCATATTAGCTAATTCTATTATCTTAACCTCTTTATCTGAGCCAATATTTAATACCGTACCCTTTAATCCCTTGTTAAATAAAAGTTTTTTCGTAGCTTCAACCCAATCTGTAACGTATAAGAACGCCCTAGTTTGTTTCCCATCTCCAAACACTGTAATGTCTTCTCCTCTTAAGGCTTGATATATAAAACGTGATATTACTCTTCCATAGCTTCCATCTTCTCTTAATCTAGGCCCATAAACGTTAAATGGTCTTTGTATTCTAACGTCTAATCCATATTCCCTATAATATGCCATTGTTAATGCCTCTGAGAACCTTTTTCCTTCATCGTAACAACTTCTAACTCCAATAGGATTTACTTTTCCCCAATATTCTTCTGGTATGGGTAATATTTCTGCATTGCCGTAAACTTCTGAGGAAGAAGTATACATAAATATTGCGTCGCTCTTTCTGGCTATTTCCAATGCATTCCATGTTCCTAGAGAGTTTGATAACAATGTTTCTATTGGATGATTCATATAATCTTCTGGTGATGGTCTTGCAGCTAAATGTAGTATGTAGTCAAACTTTTCATCTGTTTTAAAATTCTCTATTTTCTCTTCTATCAATTTCACATTTTTTGGTAGTTGTATATATTTTGTAGTTGATAAATCGTCTACTATTGTTATTTCATGATCATTAGCCAAGTTTTCTATTAGATGTGAGCCTAGAAACCCAGCACCACCGCTTATAAGAAACTTCATTAATTATATATGTGTTAAGTATAAGATAAACTTTGCTTTGAATTCTTTAGATATAATAAAAATTTCTGAATAATTGAAAATATTGATGAAAAATATACCTTTTTAGTTAGGATTAAGCAGGGAAAAAGTGCATAATAGCATTCTATAATATACTTTTTTGTTGGAGAAGATAATGGAATCTTACATATCGATACGTCAAGTTCTCGTTGATCTTTTAGATTCTATAAATACAAAAGTAAACATTTAGCATTCTAAAAAAAGGGAGATTAGAATAAATGATGTGGTTTATATGTTACATTATACCGTAATTTCTTTTCAAATAATTATCTATTTTAGATAATATTTCTAAAAATATAGTCTTATTTTTGCACGTTAAAAGTTGATATTTAATTAAATTATAATGAAACTGCAAATCCCAATCAATTTCGCTTCCCATTTTATCAATAGGCATTTCTAAGTATTTAGTGCAATTATATACTATTTTCTTTTCGCTATTGAAAAATGATAACACCCTTCCTAGCCGATAAAAAAACTTATCATAAATATTTTGTGAGTAAACTGGTAATCCAACTATATATAAATCTCTATATTTTATCATATATTTTCGTATTCTTGATATTATTGAACTATAATTATTTTTATGATCTCTAATATGTTCTCCAAATACCCAGTCATAATCTGCAAGATAAACGTATTTACATGCCTCCGCCAATCTAAACCATAAATCCCAATCTTCTCCAAACTGCAGATCTCTCCATCCTCCTACATTCATTAATAATTCCTTGGGAGATATTATCGGAAATGAGCTTCTCCCAATTTTTACCGCATATGAAGAATATGTTGAAAAGTAATCTTTAAGAAATTTATCCAAATTAAGATAAATCTGATCAGCATCTAATGCCATTACATATTTTCCATCTGCATTTTTAAGAGCAAAATTTCTTGCAGAGCCTTTACTCCCTTTGTATCTAAAAACTTTAATGTATTCATTTTCATATTTCTTTAATAGCTGAAAAGTATTATCAGTACTCCAATTATCTATTAAAATCATTTCATAATTTAGATCATTTAGCTGTTCAACCAAGTTATTTAATACCTTATCTATTACTGGAGCTTCATTTTTAGCTGTTATTGTAATACTTAAAAGTACCACAGTATAAAATTATTATCATACTATATAAGTGTATGTGGGGAGTTCTTTTCTTATTGGCCTTATTAAAAAACTTTTTGCAACCCTCTTTGCTGCTACTATGAAAAGACTATACTAAAAGTAAATGATTAGCTGATTCAAAACTCTTTGAATAACATTATTAATATTTTATTCATTAATTATGAGGCACACTCTTTGATAAAATCATTTATTTATTAACCTTACTTCTGTTAAATGCAAGTAAAACTAACGTTAAGATGATTATTATAACCACAGTTATTACGAACGCTTCTATAGGTAATCCTGCAAGCACTGGAGCATAGACTGAAGTTGTAATATCTATTGGTTCATAATAAATCGTAATGTTTATAGGAGCAAATATATAATATTGATTAGTAGTTGAATTGGATTCAAAA includes:
- a CDS encoding glycosyltransferase family 4 protein — translated: MQMKIGFVMMESIYPQRGGIHEQVYLLLGELHRRGYDAEIVAYSKRNVDQKGKRLLWLRQSSPAFISKISKYDIVISETAWPIIPSLMSSKIFHKKCILHLHSVESKQDVGLSLLGKGIITFFERLSIFCDIILVPSKTEERVLKSSKVKILPNIIDMEAFNLHKPTELKRPAVVFVGGMGYPPNREAAEFIVRISEKLKNMGKHVNFYLVGPSPPKVSPPVYATGYVESTIPFILSADICIAPLKRGGGVKLKVLEYMAAGKPIIATKKAVEGIDNIKYINAETEDEFINRILEILSGKIDLNFAENKDIILKNHTPSVAGDILEKIIKGI
- a CDS encoding winged helix-turn-helix domain-containing protein, which gives rise to MIDHRRRTKTEIIYSILRGCSEGSKKTRLMYLAKLNYSVFMKYIYDMEKMNLIEFNDGKCVLTDKGKRVLELLDKYMEIYSRFNEVKQKLEELMQP
- a CDS encoding sugar phosphate nucleotidyltransferase; translation: MHAVITAAGLGTRMLPASKEIPKEMFPIPFNNGFKPVIQIIFEQLYDKGIRDFVIVVGRSKRVIEDHFTPDYDFISYLEKVGKEKQARELLTFYSKIEKSNIAFVNQPEPKGFGDAVLRAEPFIYDKFIVVAADTLLREIPDLVPNSFLVTEVEDPRSYGVVVLEGDRVIDVEEKPKNPKSHFIIVPYYMFTYDIFHALREIKCNGELQLTDGIKVLLKKGVEFVAKRVYDAYDLGSIENYIASIKKIIGEHAV
- a CDS encoding UDP-glucose dehydrogenase family protein codes for the protein MKIGIVGLGYVGLVTGAVLADQGHYIIGVDIDENKVNGLNCNKIPIYEPGLDELIMKNREKIQFTTNYSALSDANVVFIAVSTPTINGKIFLDYIYSAAKNLQKILNNESIVVTKSTVIPGTSRKVKEITKREVIVNPEFLREGSAIIDTKHPDRIVIGGDDENAIGLVEDLWSFTNSPIIKTSMEEAELIKYAANSFLAIKISFINEIANLCEKIPNCNVDNIAKAIGMDKRISPYFLNAGLGFGGSCFPKDTLAITSFAKDLGEKLRIVEAAIEVNNERPFRAVKMMEDLIGKLENKTICVLGIAFKPNTDDTRESVGLKIAKLIREKGGKVIVYDPKAKADLEMVSLEECINKADGIIISTEWDEFRGLEDRLKGKYVVDGRRILNYKNFEKGKFKAIGVS
- a CDS encoding NAD-dependent epimerase/dehydratase family protein codes for the protein MKFLISGGAGFLGSHLIENLANDHEITIVDDLSTTKYIQLPKNVKLIEEKIENFKTDEKFDYILHLAARPSPEDYMNHPIETLLSNSLGTWNALEIARKSDAIFMYTSSSEVYGNAEILPIPEEYWGKVNPIGVRSCYDEGKRFSEALTMAYYREYGLDVRIQRPFNVYGPRLREDGSYGRVISRFIYQALRGEDITVFGDGKQTRAFLYVTDWVEATKKLLFNKGLKGTVLNIGSDKEVKIIELANMIINLTNSKSNIKFLPPRPDDPPRRAADIIKAKKLLNWEPKVSLEEGLRKTIDWFRGVVK
- a CDS encoding glycosyltransferase, translating into MVLLSITITAKNEAPVIDKVLNNLVEQLNDLNYEMILIDNWSTDNTFQLLKKYENEYIKVFRYKGSKGSARNFALKNADGKYVMALDADQIYLNLDKFLKDYFSTYSSYAVKIGRSSFPIISPKELLMNVGGWRDLQFGEDWDLWFRLAEACKYVYLADYDWVFGEHIRDHKNNYSSIISRIRKYMIKYRDLYIVGLPVYSQNIYDKFFYRLGRVLSFFNSEKKIVYNCTKYLEMPIDKMGSEIDWDLQFHYNLIKYQLLTCKNKTIFLEILSKIDNYLKRNYGIM